In the genome of Fluviispira vulneris, one region contains:
- a CDS encoding SH3 domain-containing protein, with translation MKKISLLIFVFLIQSCHITNNGKNRVQIFPLTNYAQNLNYYIDPKSNDYNSPLLQNAIQQEKVDAYKERFFGEQSPWAKEFVINAINKPSPKDILSIENLLLEKFKAECDTKHPKSFSFNFRPYTCAWFENKIKPNLNLTQFNKYLDFNPENRAIAVENISARSLPTNSPLYFNYNQVGEGYPFDKLQITSIWLGTPLYIVGKSKDKKWSLILTNSDIVTWVPSYSIARVSCEFIERYKKIVVKNGLRVIIQPETPIKNNLGKIVNIGYTGSLYPGQYLNNINKIFYPVMLKNGYAKLKVAKINQGKIAFFPLVATPKNFVNVINPLLGRPYGWGGLYFFNDCSLELKAIFSTFGIWLPRNSAEQSKEGVMLNLSSLGTQERLEALAKYGRKFLTLVYIQGHIMLYIGNYNNTPWIHNNIWGFRPEDNSYRSIIGQSSLMPLLKYYPENPELISIANDKYRDKFIITYLDEKF, from the coding sequence ATGAAAAAAATATCGTTACTTATTTTTGTTTTTCTTATACAATCTTGTCATATAACAAATAATGGAAAAAATAGAGTTCAGATTTTTCCATTGACTAATTATGCACAAAATTTAAATTATTATATAGATCCTAAGTCGAATGATTATAACTCTCCACTCTTGCAAAATGCAATTCAACAAGAAAAGGTCGATGCATATAAAGAACGTTTTTTTGGTGAACAGTCTCCTTGGGCAAAAGAATTTGTCATAAACGCAATAAATAAACCGAGTCCCAAAGACATTTTGAGTATAGAAAATCTTTTACTGGAAAAATTTAAAGCAGAATGCGATACAAAACATCCAAAGAGTTTTTCTTTTAATTTTCGGCCATATACATGTGCATGGTTTGAAAATAAAATAAAACCAAATTTGAATCTTACCCAATTTAATAAATATTTAGATTTTAATCCTGAAAATAGAGCGATAGCAGTCGAAAATATAAGTGCTAGATCGTTGCCTACAAATTCCCCGCTTTATTTTAATTATAATCAAGTTGGAGAAGGTTATCCATTTGATAAATTGCAGATCACTTCGATCTGGCTTGGTACTCCATTATATATAGTTGGGAAATCAAAAGATAAAAAATGGTCACTCATATTAACAAACTCTGATATTGTTACTTGGGTACCAAGTTATTCAATTGCACGTGTTTCTTGCGAATTTATTGAAAGATATAAAAAAATTGTAGTTAAAAATGGGCTCCGTGTTATTATTCAACCCGAAACACCAATAAAGAATAATTTAGGTAAAATAGTGAATATTGGATATACTGGGAGCTTGTATCCTGGACAATATTTAAATAATATAAATAAAATATTTTATCCTGTTATGTTAAAAAATGGATATGCAAAATTGAAAGTGGCTAAGATAAATCAGGGAAAAATCGCATTTTTCCCTTTGGTAGCTACACCAAAAAACTTTGTTAATGTTATTAATCCATTGCTTGGTAGGCCATATGGCTGGGGGGGATTGTATTTTTTCAATGATTGTTCATTGGAGTTAAAAGCAATTTTTTCAACCTTTGGAATATGGCTTCCCCGTAACTCAGCGGAGCAATCTAAAGAGGGGGTCATGCTCAATTTAAGTTCTCTTGGGACACAAGAAAGATTAGAAGCTCTTGCAAAATATGGTCGTAAATTCCTAACATTAGTTTATATTCAAGGTCATATCATGCTTTATATTGGAAATTATAATAACACTCCATGGATTCATAATAATATTTGGGGTTTTAGACCTGAAGATAATTCTTATCGCTCAATTATAGGACAATCATCCTTGATGCCTTTGCTTAAATATTATCCAGAAAATCCGGAATTAATTTCAATTGCAAATGATAAATACAGAGATAAGTTTATAATCACTTATTTAGATGAAAAATTTTAA
- a CDS encoding adenylate/guanylate cyclase domain-containing protein: MFSIRSRFLISMGLLVIISSTICLFFGGWLFLEQLRTSSMNTLSTGHEVLGAIINYEFNKLKSDSKILSNLSDFIKKVEARQSQAVLKVARKFQEQMVIDDFSSYDNDGNPIALADEKSKDNILNFFSLDKNKDIENSFKQALKGQSSIRFHVESEKVNFTSISPVISDKKSICGILTTSLFLDNKFTERIKELSKADISIFANRKLIASSLESQEEKNKILDEFLRIKMEQLEKQKIWNIDTEFYLLTRFDSKYEGDKIYALFSVSNKENIYIFEYIKQFIISFGILTISICIVLATLISSGITRGLKKLEKNAIALSAGDLNIKIDTRNNDEVGRLARSFDKMRNSIAQLITNLKEINESYQRFVPSQFLDILNKQGILNVHLGDSKQIKMTILFSDIRDFTTISDKLTPQESFDFLNQYLKMIAPIIKEKCGFIDKYIGDAIMALFPTKAAHALETAIEMRCCLEKLNMERQNQGKNPMQIGIGLNTGLVVIGIVGEEQRMDATVIGDSVNVAARIESLTKNQVNKILLSHETYLDLTEKQKELVKSIGLHDLKGKEQAVLLYEVEQNEIKKF, translated from the coding sequence GTGTTTTCCATACGCAGTCGTTTTCTGATCTCTATGGGTTTACTTGTAATCATTTCTTCCACAATCTGCCTTTTTTTTGGTGGATGGCTTTTCCTTGAGCAACTTAGAACTTCGTCTATGAATACTTTAAGCACGGGACATGAAGTTTTGGGGGCAATAATAAATTATGAATTTAATAAGCTAAAAAGTGATTCTAAAATATTATCGAATCTGTCAGATTTTATAAAAAAAGTGGAAGCTCGGCAGAGCCAAGCAGTCTTAAAAGTTGCTAGAAAATTCCAAGAGCAAATGGTGATTGATGACTTCTCTAGCTATGACAATGATGGAAATCCTATTGCTTTAGCAGATGAAAAAAGCAAAGATAATATTTTAAATTTTTTTTCCCTAGATAAAAACAAGGATATTGAAAATTCATTCAAACAGGCTTTAAAAGGGCAATCAAGTATTCGATTTCATGTTGAAAGCGAAAAAGTGAATTTCACTTCAATATCACCTGTTATCTCGGATAAAAAATCAATATGTGGAATTCTTACAACATCACTCTTTCTAGACAATAAATTTACAGAAAGAATAAAAGAATTATCAAAGGCGGATATCAGTATATTCGCAAATAGAAAATTGATTGCAAGCTCACTTGAAAGCCAAGAAGAAAAAAATAAGATACTTGACGAATTTTTGCGAATTAAAATGGAGCAATTGGAAAAACAGAAAATTTGGAATATCGACACAGAATTTTATTTACTCACTCGCTTTGATAGCAAATATGAAGGAGATAAAATATATGCTCTCTTTTCTGTTTCCAATAAAGAAAATATTTATATATTTGAATATATTAAACAATTTATTATTTCGTTTGGAATATTAACTATATCTATTTGCATTGTATTAGCCACTTTAATCTCTTCAGGAATAACGCGCGGCCTAAAAAAATTGGAAAAAAATGCTATAGCTCTCTCAGCTGGAGATTTAAATATAAAAATTGATACAAGAAATAATGATGAAGTTGGGAGATTAGCGAGAAGTTTTGACAAAATGCGCAATTCAATTGCTCAGCTTATAACCAATTTAAAAGAAATAAATGAATCCTATCAAAGATTTGTACCAAGTCAATTTCTAGATATTTTAAATAAACAGGGAATATTAAATGTGCATTTAGGCGATAGTAAACAAATAAAAATGACAATTTTATTTTCTGACATTCGAGATTTCACCACAATTTCAGACAAATTAACACCACAAGAAAGCTTTGATTTTCTCAATCAATATTTAAAAATGATTGCGCCAATTATCAAAGAAAAATGTGGATTTATCGATAAATATATAGGTGATGCAATTATGGCTCTTTTCCCGACAAAAGCTGCCCATGCTTTGGAAACTGCTATAGAAATGCGCTGCTGTTTGGAAAAGTTAAATATGGAAAGACAAAATCAAGGTAAAAATCCAATGCAAATAGGCATTGGTTTAAACACGGGTTTGGTTGTAATAGGAATTGTTGGCGAAGAGCAAAGAATGGATGCAACTGTTATTGGTGATTCAGTGAATGTTGCTGCACGAATTGAAAGTTTAACAAAAAATCAGGTTAATAAAATCCTTTTATCTCATGAAACGTATTTAGATTTAACTGAAAAACAAAAAGAGTTAGTTAAAAGTATAGGATTGCATGATTTAAAAGGAAAAGAACAAGCTGTTCTTCTTTATGAGGTTGAACAAAATGAGATAAAAAAATTTTAA
- the hemH gene encoding ferrochelatase — protein MNLNKKIGVLVVNVGTPDTPEVPDVRKYLREFLSDPRVIDISAIARFLLLNLIILPFRSKKSSHAYKMIWKNEGSPLLLHGKALAENVNRILGDSYAIEFCMRYQSPSMESAVKKLLEKNVDEIIVFPLFPQYSSAATGTVFEKIGKICNSMWNVPRLKYISYFYDDKRFIDSFYAVAKPQIDQFQADFVLFSYHGLPERHVRKSDISPNQDHCLEKKDCCSAIKAENKYCYRAQSYATTRSLVKLLKLTDENHMTSFQSRLGRDPWIKPYTDLVLPEIAAKGFKRIAVICPAFVADCLETLEEIQMRAREQWLALGGEDLTLVTSLNSHPVWCETVADIIKEN, from the coding sequence ATGAATTTAAACAAGAAAATCGGTGTTTTAGTTGTTAATGTGGGTACCCCTGACACCCCAGAGGTTCCAGATGTGAGAAAGTATTTACGAGAATTTCTTTCCGATCCAAGAGTGATAGATATTTCAGCCATTGCCCGCTTTTTGTTATTAAATTTAATTATTTTACCTTTCCGCAGCAAAAAATCATCCCATGCATATAAAATGATATGGAAAAATGAAGGATCACCTTTGCTTTTGCATGGCAAAGCGCTCGCAGAAAATGTGAATCGCATATTAGGCGACTCTTATGCGATAGAATTTTGTATGAGGTATCAAAGTCCATCAATGGAATCAGCGGTTAAAAAACTCTTAGAAAAAAATGTCGATGAAATAATTGTATTTCCTTTATTCCCTCAATACTCATCAGCAGCAACAGGAACTGTTTTTGAGAAAATTGGAAAAATTTGTAATTCTATGTGGAATGTACCTCGTTTAAAATATATTTCTTATTTTTATGATGATAAACGGTTTATTGACAGTTTTTATGCTGTTGCAAAACCCCAAATAGATCAATTTCAAGCAGATTTTGTCTTGTTTAGTTATCATGGATTGCCTGAGCGACATGTTAGAAAATCAGATATATCTCCTAATCAAGACCATTGTTTAGAAAAGAAAGATTGCTGCTCAGCTATTAAAGCTGAAAATAAATATTGTTATCGTGCGCAAAGTTATGCTACAACCCGTTCACTTGTTAAGTTATTAAAGTTAACAGATGAAAATCATATGACGAGTTTTCAATCTCGCTTAGGGCGAGATCCGTGGATTAAACCTTACACAGACCTTGTTCTCCCCGAAATTGCTGCAAAAGGATTCAAACGAATCGCAGTTATTTGTCCTGCATTTGTGGCAGATTGTTTAGAAACACTCGAAGAAATTCAAATGCGCGCACGCGAGCAGTGGCTAGCACTTGGAGGAGAGGACTTAACTTTAGTCACATCCTTGAATTCTCATCCTGTATGGTGCGAAACGGTTGCGGATATTATTAAGGAAAATTAA
- the uvrB gene encoding excinuclease ABC subunit UvrB → MSDEKFETKWPLEPMGDQPQAIQKLVSGIQNGIAEQVLLGVTGSGKTFTIANVIAQTQKPTLVIAHNKTLAAQLFQEFKELFPKSAVEYFVSYYDYYQPEAYVPSTDTFIDKTATINEDIDKMRHSATRALFERRDVIIVSSVSCIYGLGEPESYLKARILLEKGMSVSRDDFIRHLIAIQFNRNDISLERGKFRVRGDIVEIVPTYEKEKAIRIQFWGEEIEKISYIDALRGTVIENINKVGIYPATHYVLEQEKIENIIAEITKDLLERLKLFKENGKFLEAQRIEQRTLHDIEMFREIGYCQGVENYSRYLDGRKEGEPPSTLLDYFPKDYLLVIDESHVTIPQIGGMYRGDRARKETLVNYGFRLPSALDNRPLNFEEFTERMGQTIYVSATPAKYELEKSGNEIVEQVIRPTGLIDPIIIVKPAQGQIDNLLIEIQQTISRKYRVLVTTLTKKMAEEITHYLSEFKIKVKYLHSEIHSIERVEILRDLRLGVFDVLVGINLLREGLDLPEVELVAILDADKEGFLRSRTSLIQTVGRAARNANGRVILYADKETESIKFCLAETERRRKIQLQYNQENDITPQTVLKKIPENLRKLYNLDYGDEYQEKLLQAVSHLEDLNILHSPKKLDKHIQKLIKEMQKASQKMEFELAAELRDKINILKEQLLILSGDLNGTQ, encoded by the coding sequence ATGAGCGACGAGAAATTTGAGACAAAGTGGCCGCTTGAGCCAATGGGTGATCAACCACAAGCCATTCAAAAATTAGTCAGTGGAATTCAAAATGGCATTGCTGAGCAGGTTTTGCTTGGCGTTACTGGTTCTGGCAAAACTTTTACCATTGCCAATGTGATTGCTCAGACACAAAAACCGACTCTCGTCATAGCGCATAACAAAACTCTTGCAGCTCAGCTTTTTCAAGAATTTAAAGAACTTTTTCCAAAGAGCGCAGTAGAATATTTTGTGAGTTATTATGATTATTATCAGCCCGAGGCTTATGTCCCAAGCACAGACACCTTTATAGATAAAACAGCAACGATTAATGAAGATATCGATAAAATGCGGCACAGTGCCACCCGTGCTCTGTTTGAGCGAAGAGATGTCATTATTGTAAGCTCTGTCAGTTGCATATATGGGTTAGGCGAGCCGGAGTCTTATTTAAAAGCACGCATTTTACTTGAAAAAGGTATGAGTGTTTCACGGGATGATTTTATTCGACATTTAATTGCTATTCAATTCAATCGCAATGATATTTCCTTAGAACGAGGAAAATTTAGGGTGCGTGGAGATATTGTTGAAATTGTTCCAACTTATGAAAAAGAAAAAGCAATTCGTATTCAATTCTGGGGAGAAGAGATCGAGAAAATATCTTATATCGATGCCTTGCGTGGAACAGTAATAGAAAATATTAATAAAGTCGGAATTTATCCTGCAACCCATTATGTACTTGAACAAGAAAAAATTGAAAATATTATTGCAGAAATTACTAAAGATCTCCTTGAACGATTAAAACTTTTTAAAGAAAATGGGAAGTTTTTAGAAGCACAAAGGATTGAGCAGAGAACATTACATGATATAGAAATGTTCCGTGAAATTGGTTATTGTCAAGGAGTTGAAAATTATTCACGTTACCTTGATGGGCGGAAAGAAGGAGAACCTCCTTCGACTTTGCTCGATTATTTTCCCAAAGATTATCTATTAGTCATCGATGAAAGTCATGTTACTATTCCACAAATTGGTGGCATGTATCGAGGTGACCGAGCACGTAAAGAAACTTTGGTGAACTATGGATTTCGCTTACCATCTGCATTAGACAATCGTCCTCTCAATTTCGAAGAATTTACGGAAAGAATGGGGCAAACAATTTATGTTTCGGCAACACCTGCTAAATATGAGTTGGAAAAATCAGGTAATGAAATCGTAGAACAAGTGATACGTCCAACTGGACTTATCGATCCTATTATTATTGTAAAACCAGCTCAAGGACAGATTGATAATCTATTAATAGAGATTCAACAAACTATCTCAAGAAAATATCGTGTGCTTGTTACGACTTTAACAAAAAAAATGGCGGAAGAAATCACTCATTATCTATCTGAATTTAAAATAAAAGTAAAATATTTACATTCAGAAATTCACAGTATTGAACGGGTAGAAATCTTACGAGATTTACGCTTAGGCGTATTTGATGTTTTGGTAGGAATCAATTTATTGCGTGAGGGGTTAGATCTTCCTGAAGTGGAGTTGGTTGCAATTCTCGATGCGGATAAAGAAGGTTTTTTAAGAAGTAGAACAAGCCTTATTCAAACAGTTGGAAGGGCTGCCAGAAATGCAAATGGTAGAGTGATATTGTACGCTGATAAAGAAACAGAAAGTATAAAATTTTGTTTAGCAGAGACAGAAAGAAGAAGAAAAATTCAACTGCAATATAATCAAGAAAATGATATTACACCACAAACCGTTCTAAAGAAAATTCCAGAAAATTTAAGGAAGCTTTATAATTTAGATTATGGTGATGAATACCAAGAGAAATTACTGCAAGCAGTTTCGCATTTAGAAGATTTAAACATTTTACACAGTCCCAAAAAACTTGATAAGCATATTCAAAAGCTGATTAAAGAGATGCAAAAAGCATCGCAAAAAATGGAATTTGAGTTGGCAGCAGAATTGAGGGATAAAATAAATATATTAAAAGAGCAGTTATTAATTCTTTCAGGTGATTTAAATGGAACTCAGTGA